The proteins below come from a single Candidatus Sysuiplasma jiujiangense genomic window:
- a CDS encoding alcohol dehydrogenase catalytic domain-containing protein codes for MKTCVIGNRNNVDIVETETPHISEGDMLIEMRACGICGTDIEKVRGNYSSRILGHEAVGIVAKTGAKVKGFQVGDRVFPHHHVPCYQCHYCRRGSETMCPHFSRSNLDPGGLSEYFRVPEWNVERNAVFRIPDTMNFRTAALIEPFACVVRSLGKTVLNDGDTAAVVGVGPVGLMHVAALKLYGRCRIAAVDVSKSRLGFAGEIGAGFTFGPAESVEGVLSITDGIGADTVFVATGNRDAIAAALAMVRKGGRVIQFGLPPPGLALPADYSEIFKREISIVSTYSAVEKDVEKAIRIIAGDTANFEKLISHTFRLENAREAFDLAEKADDARKIVIEG; via the coding sequence ATGAAGACATGCGTAATCGGCAACAGGAATAATGTCGACATTGTAGAGACGGAGACACCGCACATATCAGAGGGAGATATGCTCATAGAGATGAGGGCATGCGGAATTTGCGGTACTGACATTGAGAAGGTCAGGGGAAATTACAGCTCGAGGATCCTGGGGCATGAAGCTGTCGGCATCGTGGCGAAAACAGGAGCAAAAGTCAAGGGTTTTCAGGTCGGAGACCGTGTTTTCCCGCACCATCATGTCCCGTGCTATCAGTGTCACTACTGCAGGAGAGGAAGCGAGACGATGTGCCCGCATTTTTCCAGGTCCAACCTGGATCCTGGCGGACTGTCCGAATATTTTCGCGTGCCTGAGTGGAATGTTGAAAGAAATGCGGTATTCAGAATACCAGACACCATGAACTTCAGGACAGCAGCATTGATTGAGCCATTTGCCTGCGTTGTAAGGAGTCTTGGAAAGACTGTTCTGAACGACGGTGATACGGCGGCGGTTGTCGGCGTAGGCCCGGTCGGATTGATGCACGTCGCTGCACTGAAACTGTACGGCAGATGCAGGATCGCTGCAGTCGATGTTTCGAAGAGCAGACTTGGTTTCGCCGGCGAAATCGGAGCAGGATTTACATTCGGTCCGGCCGAGAGCGTGGAGGGCGTGCTATCGATTACGGATGGCATCGGCGCGGACACAGTCTTTGTCGCGACCGGGAACAGGGACGCGATTGCTGCAGCACTGGCAATGGTCAGGAAAGGTGGAAGAGTAATACAGTTCGGTCTTCCGCCTCCAGGGCTTGCACTTCCGGCGGACTATTCGGAAATATTCAAGAGGGAAATCTCAATAGTAAGCACCTATTCTGCGGTTGAGAAGGATGTCGAGAAGGCAATTCGCATCATTGCAGGGGACACCGCGAATTTTGAGAAACTCATATCGCACACGTTCAGGCTGGAAAACGCCAGGGAGGCGTTCGATCTGGCAGAGAAGGCGGATGACGCGAGGAAAATAGTCATAGAAGGATGA
- a CDS encoding alanyl-tRNA editing protein, with product MTDKIFWDDAYISKFTARVMEVNGGRVILDRTAFNPRGGGLVGDTGMLSGVRVTDTLKDSETIQHVVEDASVFSPGMEIEGVLDWERRYRIMRMHTAAHALSAVFNRESGALITGNKIEPQESRIDFSIETLDRDLMNHYIDIVNSEIKRNPEVRSYFMPRDEAMKIPSMIKLAGTAPPQVEKFRIVEIAGLDIQADGGVHVKRLGELKGIIPVRFENKGKSNRRIYFTLKDD from the coding sequence ATGACTGACAAGATATTCTGGGACGATGCGTACATTTCGAAGTTCACGGCAAGGGTAATGGAGGTGAACGGCGGCAGGGTCATACTCGACAGGACCGCTTTCAATCCGAGGGGCGGCGGACTTGTGGGCGATACCGGCATGCTGTCCGGCGTGAGAGTCACCGATACACTGAAGGATTCTGAAACCATACAGCATGTTGTGGAGGATGCTTCGGTTTTCTCCCCCGGAATGGAGATAGAGGGTGTGCTCGACTGGGAGAGAAGATACAGGATAATGAGGATGCACACCGCAGCTCATGCGCTCAGCGCCGTATTCAACAGGGAGAGCGGCGCTCTCATTACAGGCAACAAAATAGAACCGCAGGAGTCAAGGATAGATTTCAGCATTGAAACGCTCGACAGGGATCTCATGAATCACTACATAGATATTGTAAACAGCGAAATAAAGAGGAATCCGGAGGTAAGATCGTATTTCATGCCCAGGGACGAGGCGATGAAGATACCGTCAATGATAAAACTTGCCGGTACTGCGCCCCCGCAGGTTGAAAAATTCAGGATCGTCGAAATTGCCGGGCTGGACATTCAGGCGGACGGCGGTGTCCATGTGAAAAGACTCGGTGAACTGAAAGGCATAATTCCTGTCAGATTCGAAAACAAGGGGAAATCAAACAGGCGCATCTATTTCACTCTTAAGGATGACTGA
- the surE gene encoding 5'/3'-nucleotidase SurE codes for MLLLTNDDGVYSPGLISLSKALSPISKLRVVAPRGAQSSTGMSITFHRPVRLGKVKSKNYEALAVGGTPADCVFLSVHRLLKGRKIDMIVSGINIGGNLSMQSFFSSGTVSAAMSGAIIGIKSVAFSKEIESEDERLSEAEFRDASWWAAKIVSFLLKKGFPETVDLLNVNFPVRTRKGTGVRITHMAREMFDDYVVEREDPRGNKYYWLAGTKKKKFERDTDLNAVLGKSEISITPISVRSIQHPDRKSIAAHFSPLNAE; via the coding sequence ATGCTGCTGTTAACAAACGATGACGGCGTCTACAGCCCGGGTCTGATTTCACTTTCAAAAGCACTGTCACCGATATCGAAACTGAGAGTTGTCGCTCCGAGGGGGGCGCAGAGCAGCACGGGAATGAGCATCACGTTCCACCGCCCCGTCAGGCTCGGGAAGGTGAAGTCGAAGAATTATGAGGCACTTGCCGTCGGCGGAACCCCTGCAGATTGTGTATTCCTCTCCGTTCACAGGCTCCTGAAGGGCAGGAAAATAGACATGATTGTTTCAGGCATCAACATAGGAGGCAACCTGAGCATGCAGTCATTCTTCTCATCCGGAACGGTTTCCGCTGCAATGTCCGGAGCCATAATCGGAATAAAATCCGTAGCCTTCTCCAAGGAGATAGAATCGGAGGATGAGCGTCTCAGTGAGGCTGAATTCAGGGATGCGTCATGGTGGGCGGCAAAAATAGTCAGCTTCCTCCTCAAAAAGGGTTTTCCGGAAACAGTGGATCTGCTGAATGTGAACTTCCCCGTCAGGACAAGGAAGGGCACCGGTGTAAGGATAACGCACATGGCCAGGGAAATGTTCGACGATTATGTGGTGGAAAGGGAGGATCCGCGCGGAAACAAATACTACTGGCTCGCAGGAACGAAAAAGAAGAAATTCGAAAGGGACACCGACCTGAACGCAGTGCTTGGCAAATCAGAAATCAGTATTACACCGATAAGCGTCAGGTCGATACAGCATCCGGACAGGAAATCGATTGCGGCACATTTCTCGCCGCTCAATGCGGAATGA
- a CDS encoding type II toxin-antitoxin system HicB family antitoxin — MKYRVMIERDEDGTYVARVPDLPGCATEGKTRNELMKNVKEAIQAYLEALKKHGDPVPVEMVQVSV, encoded by the coding sequence ATGAAGTACAGGGTAATGATAGAACGCGACGAGGATGGCACGTACGTAGCCAGGGTGCCAGACTTGCCTGGCTGCGCCACGGAAGGCAAGACACGCAACGAGCTTATGAAGAACGTCAAGGAGGCTATTCAGGCATACCTGGAAGCACTCAAGAAACACGGCGACCCTGTGCCTGTTGAGATGGTGCAGGTAAGTGTCTAG
- a CDS encoding DUF2080 family transposase-associated protein: MRTVEVVDGNLQLSDEVVAVIEKEVTKFGTGAKVDCPRKFLGKRVYLVICEKGREK; encoded by the coding sequence ATGAGAACAGTTGAGGTCGTTGACGGCAATCTGCAACTGTCAGACGAGGTTGTTGCAGTCATAGAGAAGGAAGTGACAAAATTCGGTACAGGGGCAAAGGTTGACTGCCCCAGGAAGTTCCTGGGGAAAAGGGTCTATCTTGTGATATGCGAGAAGGGAAGAGAAAAATGA
- a CDS encoding type II toxin-antitoxin system HicA family toxin, producing the protein MSRLLPENYDKVIKALTKLGYVAIHQKGSHIVMHLADREKYAAIFGERKPESMIVVPAHMPIGKGMIRTII; encoded by the coding sequence GTGTCTAGGCTTTTACCGGAGAATTACGATAAGGTAATCAAAGCCCTCACCAAGCTAGGCTACGTAGCCATACACCAGAAAGGCAGCCACATTGTAATGCATCTTGCCGACAGGGAAAAATATGCAGCCATTTTTGGAGAGAGAAAGCCCGAAAGCATGATAGTGGTTCCAGCTCACATGCCCATAGGCAAGGGTATGATAAGAACCATAATATGA
- a CDS encoding DUF2249 domain-containing protein: MSYQEKKHPEPTVVDVRSMPPAARHNHIERIFDGLEPGGEMLVVNDHEPVHLVQFMKHERKDFDSSAYSAYKKNDSEWVAVFRKKSASDSEAKGNERDFVFANIEKERTYDEHSFSPVPVFSAEGYRVIMAYFRAGQFIPVHTPANDVMIFVYKGEGEVVASSSRFSVRQGDMVVVKGGSKRGIKAATDMQILHIVVPPPGESDHDRISEMIEKGLFEQ, translated from the coding sequence ATGTCATATCAGGAAAAGAAACATCCGGAGCCTACTGTTGTTGATGTGAGGAGCATGCCTCCCGCGGCGAGGCATAACCACATCGAAAGAATTTTCGACGGACTCGAGCCAGGCGGGGAAATGCTCGTCGTCAACGACCATGAACCAGTGCATCTCGTTCAATTCATGAAACATGAGCGGAAAGATTTCGACTCATCGGCATACAGTGCGTACAAAAAGAATGATTCGGAGTGGGTTGCCGTCTTCAGGAAAAAATCGGCCAGCGATTCTGAAGCGAAGGGAAACGAACGGGATTTTGTATTTGCCAATATAGAAAAGGAGAGAACATATGATGAGCACTCCTTCTCTCCTGTGCCTGTTTTTTCAGCTGAGGGATACCGCGTCATAATGGCATACTTCAGGGCAGGACAGTTCATTCCCGTACATACTCCGGCAAACGATGTGATGATTTTTGTCTATAAGGGCGAAGGTGAAGTTGTTGCATCCTCTTCCAGGTTCAGCGTAAGACAGGGCGATATGGTTGTTGTCAAAGGCGGCAGTAAGCGCGGTATAAAGGCTGCAACGGACATGCAGATCCTTCACATTGTTGTACCTCCTCCGGGCGAAAGCGACCATGACAGGATTTCAGAAATGATTGAAAAGGGACTCTTCGAGCAGTAA
- a CDS encoding ferredoxin family protein produces the protein MVELDTLDYKPKPIDQNFLNDEQNYPVTGEHFEHSIRAEGIQRLDAEGKPYPTKLGIHGTAVAVDWETCIADGACMDVCPVTLYEWALNLGQMGTGNDRKIADDKELWNKYRTDKCDPVREKDCVYCMACVPVCPTNAIKITEGVI, from the coding sequence ATGGTTGAACTCGATACTCTGGACTATAAGCCCAAACCGATTGATCAGAATTTTCTGAACGACGAGCAGAATTACCCTGTAACGGGTGAGCATTTCGAGCATTCGATAAGGGCAGAAGGAATTCAGAGACTTGATGCCGAAGGCAAGCCGTATCCGACAAAACTGGGCATACATGGAACAGCCGTTGCGGTTGACTGGGAAACATGCATTGCTGATGGAGCCTGTATGGACGTCTGCCCTGTGACACTTTACGAATGGGCGCTGAATCTTGGCCAGATGGGGACAGGAAACGACAGGAAGATTGCGGACGACAAGGAACTGTGGAACAAGTACAGGACAGACAAGTGCGATCCAGTCCGCGAAAAAGACTGTGTGTACTGCATGGCCTGCGTTCCGGTTTGCCCGACAAACGCCATAAAAATCACTGAAGGCGTAATTTAG
- a CDS encoding helix-turn-helix domain-containing protein yields the protein MIEVRIEVDLPDNWVKNISTEHSSKIRIMDLRGTSKDRQIQDFVEITTTARIRELFDVFSRMDGISGVDLVQIEPNRIMGAITTDKCPVCSIFAGPNCSVISAESRGEGKMEWNLLISGSETLNLLSEKMNEGKLNYRVVSVRNLKSKRELTARQHEIAKIAFELGYFDFPKKITLVSLSERLHIAPPTLSEILRRVEKNVLAFYFQTRWN from the coding sequence ATGATCGAAGTTCGCATAGAGGTGGATCTTCCAGACAACTGGGTGAAGAATATCAGCACCGAGCATTCATCCAAAATCAGGATAATGGACTTAAGGGGGACGAGCAAGGACCGGCAAATCCAGGACTTCGTCGAAATCACCACTACAGCCCGCATCAGAGAGCTTTTTGATGTGTTCTCCCGCATGGATGGAATAAGCGGAGTGGATCTCGTTCAGATAGAGCCAAACAGGATAATGGGTGCCATAACCACGGACAAGTGCCCCGTCTGTTCCATATTCGCCGGGCCGAACTGTTCCGTCATTTCGGCAGAAAGCAGGGGGGAAGGAAAGATGGAGTGGAACCTGCTTATCAGCGGATCTGAAACGCTCAACCTGCTCTCTGAAAAGATGAATGAGGGTAAACTGAATTACAGGGTGGTCTCGGTCAGGAATCTCAAATCAAAAAGGGAGCTGACGGCCCGCCAGCATGAAATAGCCAAAATAGCGTTTGAACTCGGCTACTTCGACTTTCCCAAAAAGATCACTCTCGTCAGCCTATCAGAACGCCTGCACATAGCTCCTCCCACCCTTTCCGAGATCCTCAGGCGGGTGGAAAAGAATGTGCTCGCCTTCTATTTTCAGACCAGGTGGAATTAA
- a CDS encoding CBS domain-containing protein, whose amino-acid sequence MKLKDIMSTELITIEEDESVFAAVKKMLDNKIFGLVVINSEGIPSGLLSERSLVKRFILRNRKPEEVPVKAVMRRPVPSVPISLPLSKVAEYLVQNGLERTTVTDGGKIVGYVTLTDMSRYLSRQKIWDVLKSHRTSDFIYFCPKCGTGHLNPVYGEHGDIKVFSCDNVQCNYQE is encoded by the coding sequence TTGAAACTGAAAGACATAATGAGTACAGAGCTGATAACAATAGAGGAAGATGAATCTGTTTTCGCAGCCGTAAAGAAGATGCTGGACAACAAGATTTTCGGGCTCGTTGTGATAAACAGCGAAGGTATTCCGAGCGGCCTGCTCAGCGAAAGGAGTCTAGTCAAGCGTTTCATTCTCAGGAACAGGAAACCCGAGGAGGTGCCGGTAAAAGCCGTGATGAGAAGGCCGGTGCCATCGGTGCCGATTTCGCTTCCTCTAAGCAAGGTTGCGGAGTATCTCGTCCAGAACGGACTGGAGAGAACGACAGTCACTGACGGCGGCAAAATAGTCGGGTATGTCACGCTGACCGACATGTCGAGGTATCTTTCAAGGCAGAAAATATGGGATGTGCTGAAGTCGCACAGGACTTCCGACTTTATTTATTTCTGCCCGAAATGCGGGACAGGACACCTTAACCCTGTTTACGGGGAACATGGTGACATAAAAGTGTTTTCATGCGACAATGTGCAATGCAATTACCAGGAATAA
- a CDS encoding transposase, which yields MHSTENVNERRVKDFVLKRFERHFQLPAGNSDYPEGAYLAVLVLTAMAHRFVDGFAETMRRTWLLPVPSGDTIRRKLNRMPARDVKRQLLEINSDVLSKAVRMRMFTHSVTCAIDCNDREYYGKRTSKLVVGGKHKNGTSWFYRIATLCVVENGMRFEIAATEYNAFSNLPKVVMRLLDESSKYVRIRHLLMDRGFSSVEIRHMLTGMGVSYLMPIKTDDRIEREVKAAHGLRFRHIEWTTAYRRITDTTTLIIIDSSEVVPKKSKPGSEQVFWLYVTNMPVTDGNIAGICRYYDARWGIETGYRIDDHEFTGMTTSHSDAIRIFYLLLSVILRNIWTLLKAVQTEKGMSGMRAYEFAEELKKEVFTAYVSS from the coding sequence ATGCACTCCACAGAGAATGTAAACGAAAGAAGGGTTAAGGATTTTGTGCTCAAGCGGTTTGAACGCCATTTTCAGCTGCCTGCAGGCAATTCGGACTATCCGGAGGGAGCCTATCTGGCAGTGCTTGTTCTGACTGCCATGGCACACAGGTTCGTCGACGGATTCGCGGAAACGATGAGGAGGACATGGCTCCTCCCCGTTCCCTCCGGCGACACGATCAGGCGCAAACTGAACAGGATGCCGGCACGCGATGTGAAAAGGCAGCTGCTGGAAATAAACAGTGATGTTCTCTCAAAGGCAGTGAGGATGCGCATGTTCACGCATTCCGTGACATGCGCCATCGACTGCAACGACAGAGAGTACTACGGTAAGAGAACTTCAAAGCTTGTCGTCGGCGGCAAACACAAGAACGGTACATCCTGGTTCTACAGGATTGCAACACTCTGTGTTGTGGAGAATGGGATGAGGTTCGAGATTGCGGCAACAGAGTACAATGCATTCTCTAACCTGCCGAAGGTAGTGATGAGGCTGCTGGATGAATCGTCGAAATATGTGCGCATAAGGCACCTGCTCATGGACAGAGGCTTTTCATCAGTCGAAATCAGGCACATGCTGACAGGCATGGGCGTCAGCTACCTGATGCCCATAAAAACAGATGACAGAATAGAGCGGGAGGTGAAGGCGGCACACGGCCTGCGTTTCAGGCATATCGAATGGACGACGGCATACAGGCGCATAACAGACACAACGACGCTCATCATCATCGACAGCAGTGAGGTGGTGCCAAAAAAGAGCAAACCGGGATCGGAACAGGTATTCTGGCTCTATGTAACGAACATGCCGGTGACAGACGGCAACATAGCCGGCATATGCCGTTACTACGACGCACGCTGGGGGATAGAGACGGGCTACAGGATAGACGATCATGAGTTCACAGGCATGACAACATCGCACAGCGATGCCATCCGCATCTTCTATCTCCTCCTCTCCGTCATACTCAGGAACATATGGACGCTGCTGAAGGCGGTGCAGACAGAGAAGGGCATGAGTGGAATGAGGGCATACGAATTCGCCGAAGAGCTGAAGAAGGAGGTATTCACGGCATACGTCTCTTCCTGA
- a CDS encoding ATP-binding protein — MILKETLQGVVNSQKEQLPTMDTGVVRDELSRIDVNLPFAIMISGIRRCGKSTLLRQVMRNARCFAYFNFEDPRTAGMESGDLLKLDSALTEAYGKFDIYLLDEIQNINGWETFVRSMLDRKKHFVITGSNASLLSRELGTKLTGRHLRHELFPFSYGEFLKFTSSAAGPDSFGEYTRMGGFPEYIRYGRNEILQELLNDILARDIVVRQKLRNPQTVKEMALYLLSNTGGEFSYNKLAKMFNLGSTNSAIAYVSYLEDSYLLFTVSRFDYSMKKQAISPKKVYSIDSGLYRANSISFTPNKGRILENQVFLNMRRHGRQVYYYKGKRECDFVVREGNSIVRAIQVCYDIDDDNRDREIKGLVEAMETFGLKEGLLLTCNQEDEMEFSERKIAIKPVWKWFLEQDSTSLGPNYPGI, encoded by the coding sequence GTGATTCTAAAGGAGACTCTGCAGGGTGTTGTAAACTCTCAGAAAGAGCAGCTTCCAACTATGGACACAGGTGTTGTCCGTGATGAACTGTCCAGAATAGATGTAAATCTGCCGTTTGCAATTATGATCTCAGGAATAAGACGTTGCGGAAAGAGTACACTCCTTCGTCAGGTCATGAGGAATGCCCGGTGTTTTGCTTACTTCAATTTTGAAGATCCAAGAACAGCCGGGATGGAAAGCGGAGACCTGCTGAAGCTCGACAGTGCACTCACCGAGGCATACGGAAAGTTCGATATTTATCTGCTTGACGAGATCCAGAACATCAATGGATGGGAAACATTCGTTCGCTCGATGCTTGATCGGAAAAAACATTTTGTTATCACAGGTTCGAACGCCTCGCTCCTGAGCCGGGAACTGGGAACAAAACTGACGGGGCGGCATCTGAGGCACGAACTCTTTCCCTTCTCGTACGGCGAATTCCTGAAATTCACATCTTCAGCTGCCGGACCGGATTCCTTCGGTGAATATACCCGCATGGGAGGTTTCCCGGAATACATCAGGTATGGCAGAAACGAGATACTCCAGGAACTGTTGAATGATATACTGGCAAGAGATATAGTTGTAAGACAGAAGCTGAGAAACCCGCAAACAGTGAAGGAAATGGCTCTGTACCTGCTGTCCAACACGGGGGGCGAGTTTTCGTACAACAAGCTGGCAAAGATGTTCAATCTTGGCTCTACTAATAGTGCGATTGCGTATGTCTCATACCTGGAGGACAGCTACCTGCTCTTTACAGTTTCAAGATTTGATTATTCAATGAAAAAACAGGCAATCAGTCCGAAAAAGGTTTATTCTATAGATTCGGGATTATACAGAGCAAATTCTATTTCGTTTACACCAAACAAGGGCAGAATTCTGGAAAATCAGGTTTTCCTGAATATGCGCAGACATGGCCGGCAGGTTTATTATTATAAGGGAAAGAGAGAATGTGATTTCGTTGTCAGGGAAGGAAACAGTATAGTCAGGGCCATTCAGGTGTGCTATGATATTGATGACGATAACAGGGATCGTGAAATCAAAGGTCTGGTTGAAGCGATGGAGACATTCGGGCTTAAAGAGGGTCTGCTGCTGACCTGCAATCAGGAGGATGAGATGGAGTTCTCGGAAAGGAAGATAGCGATAAAGCCTGTGTGGAAGTGGTTTCTTGAGCAAGACAGCACAAGTTTAGGACCCAATTATCCAGGTATTTAG
- a CDS encoding class I SAM-dependent methyltransferase codes for MIDVEKLRKPFSGDDSLSNNAFRPENDFECEDGCGCRFKGKDAFISRIEGMDHYFCCSDCADGYQRRISSETEKVIRAHVHEGYTVADIGCGNGNYTSLLSELVGTGGMVYATDLNPEMTGKTLANLGEASRKRVRMHTSAAHDLSFIESGTVDFVLCNNVLCCTNRRDLVVREIGRILRPGGSAYIRVSRISVEGVSQITDAEWGKLFTTFAHIECGSDVGLRWAILSV; via the coding sequence GTGATTGATGTGGAAAAGCTCAGGAAACCGTTCTCAGGTGATGACAGCTTATCGAACAATGCCTTCAGGCCGGAGAATGATTTCGAATGCGAAGACGGATGCGGATGCAGATTCAAAGGGAAGGATGCATTCATCAGCCGCATCGAAGGAATGGATCATTATTTCTGCTGTTCCGATTGCGCTGACGGTTATCAGCGTCGCATCTCATCCGAAACAGAGAAAGTCATACGAGCGCATGTCCATGAAGGTTACACGGTAGCCGATATCGGATGCGGGAACGGCAACTACACCTCACTTTTGTCGGAGCTTGTGGGCACCGGCGGTATGGTTTATGCAACGGATTTGAATCCGGAAATGACAGGAAAGACACTGGCAAATCTCGGTGAGGCATCCAGGAAAAGAGTCAGGATGCACACATCTGCCGCGCATGACCTCAGTTTCATTGAATCGGGAACTGTCGATTTTGTGCTCTGCAACAATGTGCTCTGCTGCACGAACAGAAGGGATTTGGTGGTCCGTGAAATCGGTAGGATACTCAGGCCCGGAGGATCGGCATACATCAGGGTATCGCGAATTTCAGTTGAGGGCGTCAGTCAGATAACAGATGCTGAATGGGGTAAGCTGTTTACAACCTTCGCACACATTGAATGCGGATCCGATGTCGGGCTGCGCTGGGCGATACTCTCTGTGTAG
- the lsrF gene encoding 3-hydroxy-5-phosphonooxypentane-2,4-dione thiolase — translation MDWGMNNRISRMIKPSTGRSVMLACDHGYFMGPTHKLENPRRTIEPLLPYADALGVTRGVLRTSVDPRSDIPILLRVSGGSSILKEDLSDEEITTSIKDALRLNVSAVALSIFVGSSHEKQSLVNLSKLVDEGEEYGMPVMAITAVGKELEKRDAKYLALACRLAAEIGVQMVKTYYCEDFARVVDGSPVPLVVAGGPKLNSVEDVFNLVHNALEDGAVGVDMGRNIWQNENPVGVIKAIRAITHENVNAREALQMFDAEKSDKTKRVANPARL, via the coding sequence ATGGACTGGGGAATGAATAACCGAATCTCGAGAATGATCAAGCCCTCCACCGGACGCTCTGTCATGCTGGCCTGCGACCATGGATACTTTATGGGGCCGACGCACAAACTGGAGAATCCACGCAGGACGATAGAGCCGCTCCTGCCCTATGCCGATGCGCTCGGCGTCACCAGGGGTGTGCTGCGCACTTCTGTTGATCCGAGGTCGGACATACCTATTCTTTTGAGGGTTTCAGGCGGATCCAGCATCCTCAAGGAGGATTTGAGCGATGAGGAGATCACTACTTCGATAAAAGATGCACTCAGACTGAACGTATCAGCTGTGGCACTTTCCATTTTCGTCGGGAGCAGCCATGAGAAGCAGTCGCTCGTCAACCTCTCAAAACTGGTAGATGAGGGGGAGGAGTACGGGATGCCGGTCATGGCTATCACCGCAGTTGGCAAGGAACTCGAAAAACGCGACGCAAAATATCTTGCTCTCGCATGCAGACTTGCGGCTGAAATCGGAGTGCAGATGGTAAAGACATATTACTGTGAAGACTTCGCCAGGGTGGTTGACGGCTCTCCGGTGCCCCTTGTGGTTGCCGGCGGACCCAAACTCAATTCAGTGGAAGATGTGTTCAATCTGGTTCACAATGCGCTTGAGGATGGAGCGGTGGGAGTGGACATGGGCAGGAACATATGGCAGAATGAAAACCCTGTCGGCGTGATCAAGGCCATAAGAGCCATAACACACGAAAACGTAAATGCAAGGGAAGCTCTTCAGATGTTTGACGCCGAGAAGAGTGACAAAACTAAACGAGTGGCTAACCCGGCCCGTCTATAA
- a CDS encoding class I SAM-dependent methyltransferase, with the protein MTVRANFKKSRYVLSSVRNPLRTIRSLSKFSEDGFSELDICFKDGSHFESLPIGAAWMMISYYYWSHRKECYSRDDLSALHSVGVEIYSKLEEKCRKWVPDLWNLQGTHGITFMLVRKFKPHLIVETGIAHGYSARIILEALRLNSGGKLISVEIADEVDVCGSKLAPGWLVPYELRDNWKVITGDSIKMLEEINETPDIFIHDSWHAEAHMLNEYRWASRHLKPSGILISDDIDRNMAWRKFHKEQPDFRTYIESATTGVSLKRN; encoded by the coding sequence ATGACCGTCCGGGCAAATTTCAAAAAATCCAGATATGTACTATCGTCTGTGAGAAATCCGCTCAGAACAATCCGGAGTCTCAGCAAGTTTTCAGAAGACGGCTTTAGCGAATTGGACATTTGTTTCAAGGACGGTTCGCACTTCGAATCGCTGCCAATCGGCGCAGCCTGGATGATGATAAGCTATTATTACTGGTCCCACCGGAAAGAGTGTTATTCAAGGGACGACCTTTCAGCTCTGCACTCCGTAGGTGTGGAGATATATTCCAAACTTGAAGAAAAATGCAGGAAATGGGTGCCGGATCTGTGGAATTTGCAGGGAACACACGGCATTACATTCATGCTCGTACGTAAATTCAAACCTCACCTGATTGTGGAGACAGGAATCGCACATGGTTATTCCGCACGGATTATACTCGAGGCGCTGAGGCTTAATTCCGGCGGTAAGCTGATAAGTGTCGAAATCGCTGATGAAGTGGATGTTTGCGGTTCGAAGCTCGCTCCAGGCTGGCTTGTCCCGTATGAATTGAGGGACAACTGGAAGGTAATCACTGGAGATTCAATTAAAATGCTTGAGGAAATAAACGAAACACCGGACATATTCATACACGATTCCTGGCACGCCGAAGCGCATATGCTGAACGAATACCGTTGGGCTTCCAGGCATCTGAAACCCTCCGGTATCCTGATTTCTGACGACATCGACAGGAACATGGCATGGCGGAAATTCCACAAAGAGCAGCCGGATTTCAGGACTTATATAGAATCTGCAACGACAGGCGTGTCGCTAAAACGGAATTGA